Proteins encoded in a region of the Deltaproteobacteria bacterium genome:
- the rlmD gene encoding 23S rRNA (uracil(1939)-C(5))-methyltransferase RlmD: MTEAALLLDVERLTFGFDALAHHGRQVVFVPYAAPGERVRAEVVERRAGYLRARVAAVLAPGPDRVLPGCRYFPTCGGCQWQHVAPPAQRDAKAAIVAEQLARVAGVRDAEVLPTLASPADWHYRARVTLAVEGRRAGYRRARSHALVEIADCPLADPSVSAHLEAARAWVAALRVPLRRVTVSAAPAGVALAASATARPGPADLAASEALLARAAGVRGTVVTGAGVRLVAGDPTVRVALEPGLDLEVPADVFTQVNPGANQRLVETVLALGAFTPGERVLDLYCGAGNLSLPLARRGVSVLGIERSGVAVEAARANAARHGLPAATFRADDVARALASLPSGSLDAVVLDPPRAGAADALPALAALRPPRIIYVSCDPATLARDVRTLLAAGYRLERVQPIDVFPQTYHVESVTKLRLT, from the coding sequence TTGACTGAGGCTGCGCTCCTCCTCGACGTCGAGCGCCTCACCTTCGGCTTCGACGCGCTCGCGCACCACGGCCGGCAGGTGGTGTTCGTGCCGTACGCCGCGCCCGGCGAGCGGGTGCGGGCCGAGGTGGTCGAGCGACGCGCCGGCTACCTCCGCGCGCGCGTCGCCGCGGTCCTGGCGCCCGGCCCCGACCGCGTGCTCCCCGGCTGCCGCTACTTCCCGACCTGCGGCGGCTGCCAGTGGCAGCACGTGGCGCCGCCCGCGCAGCGCGACGCGAAGGCGGCCATCGTCGCCGAGCAGCTGGCGCGCGTGGCCGGCGTGCGCGACGCGGAAGTGCTCCCCACCCTGGCCTCCCCCGCCGACTGGCACTACCGGGCCCGCGTCACGCTCGCGGTCGAGGGGCGGCGGGCCGGCTATCGTCGCGCGCGCTCGCACGCCCTCGTCGAGATCGCCGACTGCCCGCTCGCCGACCCGAGCGTGTCGGCCCACCTCGAGGCGGCGCGCGCCTGGGTGGCGGCGCTCCGCGTCCCGCTCCGGCGCGTCACCGTGAGCGCCGCGCCGGCGGGCGTTGCGCTCGCCGCGTCAGCGACGGCCCGGCCGGGCCCCGCGGACCTGGCCGCGAGCGAGGCGCTCCTCGCGCGCGCCGCCGGTGTGCGGGGCACGGTCGTCACGGGCGCGGGCGTACGCCTCGTCGCCGGCGACCCGACCGTGCGCGTGGCGCTCGAGCCCGGGCTCGACCTCGAAGTGCCGGCCGACGTGTTCACGCAGGTGAACCCGGGCGCGAACCAGCGCCTGGTCGAGACGGTGCTCGCCCTGGGCGCCTTCACGCCCGGCGAGCGCGTGCTCGACCTCTACTGCGGCGCCGGGAACCTGAGCCTGCCGCTCGCCCGGCGCGGGGTCAGCGTGCTCGGCATCGAGCGGAGCGGCGTCGCCGTGGAGGCGGCGCGCGCGAACGCGGCGCGCCACGGCCTGCCGGCGGCGACCTTCCGCGCCGACGACGTGGCGCGGGCGCTGGCGAGTCTGCCGTCCGGCTCGCTCGACGCGGTCGTCCTGGATCCACCGCGCGCCGGCGCCGCCGACGCGCTTCCCGCGCTCGCCGCGCTCCGGCCGCCGCGCATCATCTACGTGTCCTGCGACCCGGCCACGCTCGCGCGCGACGTGCGCACGCTCCTCGCCGCCGGCTATCGCCTCGAGCGCGTGCAGCCGATCGACGTTTTTCCGCAGACATATCATGTCGAAAGCGTGACGAAGTTACGCTTGACTTGA